One genomic segment of Saccharomyces kudriavzevii IFO 1802 strain IFO1802 genome assembly, chromosome: 8 includes these proteins:
- the PEX18 gene encoding Pex18p (similar to Saccharomyces cerevisiae PEX21 (YGR239C) and PEX18 (YHR160C); ancestral locus Anc_5.86), which translates to MNATQCQANAVQSIVNRAEKGAFSGGEENTSSFGKIQSRNESSPILNNIIEQRFLQYSSVSNQLPSYADVPPRILENQKSAAPEPNNSGTSWSKDFKHDSIRHITLPIQNEFANLNLNKEPHMIRTGPHLGFSSHKYLSMTSFPVIDHQIPEPRTLEFPIGSEVDSLINAEFLEMEDTDLQEEGNTQEENLDTGLEQEKAAMKSLASDIVEFCGNSSADEGLTERLISSKFVGLMGNISSGSVILKKNESTEKDLQKHVGFCFERTGTWTDLEFRDVEDRTV; encoded by the coding sequence ATGAATGCTACTCAATGTCAAGCGAATGCGGTGCAGAGTATTGTTAATAGGGCAGAAAAGGGCGCTTTCTCAGGCGGCGAGGAGAATACATCTTCGTTTGGCAAAATCCAAAGTAGAAATGAATCATCCCCGATTCTGAACAATATAATCGAGCAAAGATTTTTACAATATTCAAGCGTATCCAATCAGTTGCCTTCTTACGCGGATGTACCCCCCAGGATCCTAGAAAATCAGAAATCTGCAGCCCCAGAACCAAACAATAGCGGAACTTCTTGGTCCAAGGATTTCAAACATGATTCCATCAGGCACATCACACTTCCTATCCAAAATGAATTTGCAAATCTCaatttgaacaaagaaCCGCATATGATTCGGACAGGGCCGCATTTGGGCTTTTCTTCGCACAAATATTTAAGTATGACTTCTTTTCCTGTCATTGACCATCAAATACCTGAGCCAAGGACCTTAGAGTTTCCTATTGGCAGTGAAGTTGATTCTTTGATTAATGCAGAGTTTTTGGAGATGGAAGACACTGATTTGCAAGAAGAAGGCAATACacaggaagaaaatttagaTACAGGGCTGGAACAGGAAAAAGCTGCCATGAAAAGTCTAGCTTCTGACATAGTTGAGTTTTGCGGCAATAGCAGTGCCGATGAAGGTCTGACAGAAAGGCTAATTAGTTCAAAATTTGTTGGACTGATGGGTAATATCAGCAGTGGTTCCGtaattctgaaaaaaaatgaaagcaCAGAAAAAGACCTTCAGAAGCATGTGGGTTTCTGTTTCGAGCGCACAGGAACCTGGACAGATCTGGAGTTTCGTGATGTCGAAGACAGGACCGTGTAG
- the SOL3 gene encoding 6-phosphogluconolactonase SOL3 (similar to Saccharomyces cerevisiae SOL4 (YGR248W) and SOL3 (YHR163W); ancestral locus Anc_5.78): MVTVRVFSERASLTHQLGEFIVKKQDEALQRKSDFKVSVSGGSLINALYESLVADASLSPRVQWSKWQIYFSDERIVPLTDADSNYGTFKKIVLDKLPSTVQVNVHPMDESLISNDGAESRDNIAAQYEQILPQSLDLVLLGCGPDGHTCSLFPGQKHKYLLEETEKRVAWCHDSPKPPSDRITFTLPMLKDAKALCFVAEGSSKQDIMHEIFDLKNDQLPTVLVNELFGKKTSWFVNDEAFGKVQAKNF, encoded by the coding sequence ATGGTCACAGTGCGCGTGTTTTCAGAAAGGGCCAGTTTGACTCATCAATTGGGCGAATTCATCGTCAAGAAACAAGATGAGGCTCTGCAGAGGAAATCGGACTTCAAGGTCTCTGTTAGCGGTGGTTCTTTGATCAACGCTCTCTATGAAAGTCTGGTAGCGGATGCATCACTTTCTCCCAGAGTTCAATGGTCAAAATGGCAAATTTACTTCTCCGATGAAAGAATTGTGCCTTTAACAGACGCGGATAGTAATTATGGTACATTCAAGAAGATAGTTCTGGACAAATTGCCCTCAACTGTCCAAGTAAACGTCCATCCTATGGACGAGTCCTTGATCAGCAACGATGGGGCCGAGTCTAGGGACAACATTGCTGCGCAGTACGAACAAATCTTGCCCCAATCGCTCGATTTGGTTCTATTGGGCTGCGGTCCTGATGGCCACACGTGTTCTTTGTTTCCCGGCCAAAAACACAAGTATTTGTTAGAGGAAACAGAGAAAAGAGTTGCCTGGTGCCACGATTCCCCCAAGCCTCCAAGCGACAGAATAACGTTCACCCTGCCCATGCTAAAGGACGCCAAGGCCTTGTGTTTTGTTGCTGAAGGCAGTTCAAAGCAAGATATAATGCAtgaaatctttgatttgaaaaacgaTCAGTTACCCACCGTATTGGTTAACGAACTATTTGGCAAGAAAACCTCTTGGTTTGTCAATGACGAAGCTTTCGGAAAAGTTCAAGCCAAAAATTTCTAG
- the TDA11 gene encoding Tda11p (similar to Saccharomyces cerevisiae TDA11 (YHR159W); ancestral locus Anc_5.87), whose product MNKFDEFIESNEKELDVDTSTRNSMISLSPVMKARPKFRPSGSNGYRFEHHRTSSAGSVHSQKPMTPTRLSERDHPLQMKPDARRVVTRHSSMSIPNAMGKRRSLIQPMVFPTTPESQNSISFGNTVSFSGGSHGIQLESTTVLSSEEAIGDGLRRSRNGSSQSVNSMAATAVPTNGADVSTLLQALATKELELLECKQKVEDLKKQTQHEEENYSRRARELQELKEQVSKHLDPSQNMPAKNCAFSPVLKNIPMESRAENAGNASFVGTRKEREPLNSNQSRSVFSQDIQETRRGNTSSDPSKQSLWSKPLALFNQFDKIIQHEIERTLNWDDSSPGEPERRRATPTSNDDSSVRLLNGENSGNNEVSPSQGSVSRSLWNFVSDVKAGLLGIEEENDSDLTNDNRIDPVNKSGGEHKQDRNELKVTDHSRAEDTGDNSSLDMKEFKTTIKFQKAKADDEILITEGGHRARAGESKTRSNKLKFVGEHCTHDPNDGGFSVHNTVEMANF is encoded by the coding sequence ATgaataaatttgatgagTTTATAGAGTCCAACGAGAAGGAATTGGATGTGGATACAAGCACCCGAAATAGCatgatttctttgtctCCTGTGATGAAGGCACGACCAAAGTTTCGTCCTTCTGGCTCCAATGGTTACAGATTTGAGCACCATCGTACGTCCAGTGCAGGGAGCGTGCATTCGCAAAAGCCAATGACGCCTACCAGATTAAGCGAACGAGATCATCCCCTACAAATGAAACCAGATGCTAGAAGGGTCGTAACTCGTCATTCCTCCATGTCTATTCCGAACGCAATGGGTAAGAGAAGATCGCTTATTCAACCAATGGTTTTTCCCACCACACCAGAATCTCAAAACAGTATATCCTTTGGAAATACAGTAAGCTTTTCTGGCGGATCCCATGGAATTCAATTAGAGTCTACTACAGTACTTTCCAGTGAAGAAGCAATTGGAGATGGTCTCCGACGGTCTAGAAACGGCAGTTCACAATCGGTGAATAGTATGGCAGCGACCGCCGTGCCCACAAATGGGGCCGATGTGAGTACCCTTTTACAAGCCCTTGCTACAAAAGAGTTGGAACTTCTGGAATGTAAACAAAAGgttgaagatttgaagaaacaaacTCAAcacgaagaagaaaactacTCTCGTCGTGCACGTGAACTCCAGGAGTTGAAAGAACAAGTAAGTAAGCATTTGGATCCGTCTCAGAATATGCCAGCGAAAAACTGTGCCTTTTCACCCGTGCTTAAGAATATACCTATGGAATCAAGGGCTGAAAATGCTGGTAATGCTAGTTTTGTGGGAACGCGAAAGGAAAGGGAACCTCTAAACTCCAACCAATCAAGATCTGTGTTCTCACAAGACATTCAAGAAACACGTCGGGGAAACACCTCATCGGATCCGTCTAAACAATCACTTTGGAGTAAGCCGCTGGCTCTATTCAACCAGTTTGACAAAATCATTCAGCATGAAATTGAAAGGACTCTGAATTGGGATGACTCCAGCCCTGGTGAACCAGAGCGGCGGCGAGCAACACCGACCAGTAATGACGATTCCTCAGTACGGCTGCTCAATGGTGAAAACTCAGGAAATAACGAAGTATCTCCTTCTCAAGGATCTGTTTCCAGATCTCTCTGGAATTTTGTTAGCGACGTCAAGGCCGGGCTGCTTGGTatagaggaagaaaacgaTAGCGATCTTACTAATGACAACAGAATTGATCCTGTAAACAAAAGTGGTGGAGAGCATAAACAGGACCGAAACGAACTCAAAGTAACCGATCACTCAAGGGCAGAGGATACTGGCGATAACTCTAGTTTGGATATGAAGGAATTCAAAACGACaatcaaatttcaaaaagccAAAGCAGATGATGAGATTCTCATAACTGAAGGTGGACATCGAGCACGAGCCGGGGAAAGTAAAACCCGAAGTAACAAACTAAAATTTGTAGGAGAACACTGCACTCATGACCCTAACGACGGTGGTTTCTCCGTACATAATACTGTCGAAATGGCgaatttttaa
- the MPC2 gene encoding mitochondrial pyruvate carrier (similar to Saccharomyces cerevisiae FMP43 (YGR243W) and MPC2 (YHR162W); ancestral locus Anc_5.83) — protein MSTSSVRFAFRRFWQSETGPKTVHFWAPTLKWGLVFAGFSDMKRPVEKISGAQNLSLLSTALIWTRWSFVIKPRNILLASVNSFLCLTAGYQLSRIANYRIRNGDSISQLFNYILCGAADESKKEITSGR, from the coding sequence atgtctACATCGTCGGTACGTTTTGCATTCAGGCGGTTCTGGCAAAGTGAAACGGGTCCCAAGACAGTGCATTTCTGGGCCCCTACTCTGAAATGGGGGTTGGTTTTCGCTGGGTTCAGTGATATGAAGAGACcagtggaaaaaatttccgGCGCTCAAAACTTGTCGCTTCTCTCTACTGCGTTGATTTGGACGCGCTGGTCCTTTGTCATCAAGCCAAGGAACATCTTGCTGGCTTCCGTGAACTCGTTTCTTTGCTTGACCGCTGGCTACCAATTGAGTAGAATCGCGAACTACAGGATACGGAACGGTGACTCTATATCGCAACTGTTCAACTACATCCTCTGCGGCGCCGCCGACGAaagcaaaaaggaaattacTTCTGGCAGATAA
- the YAP1801 gene encoding Yap1801p (similar to Saccharomyces cerevisiae YAP1802 (YGR241C) and YAP1801 (YHR161C); ancestral locus Anc_5.84): MTTYFKLVKGATKIKSAPPKQKYLDPILLATGSEEDFYEIVKALDSRVNDTAWTIVYKTLLVVHLMMREGKKDVALRYYSRNLEFFSIENIRGSSGSASGDMRALDRYDNYLKVRSREFGKIKKDYVRDGYRTLKLNTNNYGNSKNKQHSINIALDHVESLEVQIQALVKNKYTQFDLSNELVIFGFKLLIQDLLALYNALNEGIITLLESFFELSHQNAERTLDLYKTFVDLTEHVVRYLKNGKTAGLKIPVIKHITTKLVRSLEEHLIEDDKTHSTFVPIDGSQGGAGATASRSIAQERLEQIREQKRILEAQLKNEQVPISPAVTTATTAQSYNPFGADSSAHTNIPIAGANQPQQTPNNPFVTQMQPQGVVPQAARTEPVTFNAPQYAMVQPVANTSPVQEPGVSAQLTGYYSINNHLTPTFTGAGFGGYSVSQGTTSGFDQQVAQSQTGSNNPFALRNPATIATGNPTQEPVLNNPFSEPNFNEQNAGLPPQQQVISNPFQNQTHLQQQQQQQKVLSSTINSVMTTPTSMQGSTNVQRFDNVQFPAPYTQNLPQQPQQQQGSYAPATAAVTPIVNTTGIVQPQTIPFYPQQQQQSQTQHQGLGDRYTNGNFNLIDM; the protein is encoded by the coding sequence ATGACGACGTATTTCAAGCTGGTGAAGGGTGCTACTAAGATCAAGTCAGCTCCGCCTAAGCAAAAGTACCTGGACCCGATCCTGTTGGCGACGGGCAGTGAAGAGGACTTCTATGAGATCGTGAAAGCTTTGGATTCCCGGGTTAATGATACGGCATGGACGATTGTGTACAAGACTTTGTTGGTGGTACACCTCATGATGAGGGAGGGTAAGAAAGACGTTGCATTGCGGTACTACTCTAGGAACCTGGAGTTTTTCAGCATTGAGAATATACGTGGTTCCAGTGGCAGTGCGTCTGGCGATATGAGGGCGCTCGATCGATACGATAATTATCTGAAGGTCAGAAGCAGAGAGTTTggtaaaatcaaaaaggaCTACGTGAGAGACGGCTATCGGACGTTGAAATTGAACACTAACAACTACGGAAACTCCAAGAACAAGCAGCACTCTATTAATATTGCGCTAGATCACGTGGAGTCTCTGGAGGTGCAGATCCAAGCTCTGGTCAAAAACAAGTATACGCAGTTTGACCTGAGTAACGAACTGGTCATATTCGGCTTCAAGCTGCTTATCCAAGACCTTTTGGCCCTATACAACGCTCTCAACGAAGGTATCATAACGCTACTGGAGTCGTTTTTCGAATTGTCTCATCAGAACGCCGAAAGAACTCTGGACTTGTACAAGACGTTTGTCGACCTGACCGAACATGTTGTCAGATACTTGAAGAACGGTAAGACTGCGGGCTTGAAGATACCTGTTATCAAACACATCACTACAAAACTGGTCAGATCGCTGGAGGAACATTTGATAGAGGACGATAAAACCCACAGCACGTTTGTGCCCATCGATGGTTCTCAAGGCGGCGCCGGTGCCACAGCGTCCAGGTCTATCGCCCAGGAGAGGCTGGAGCAGATTCGCGAACAAAAGAGGATACTGGAGGCacagttgaaaaatgaacagGTACCGATATCTCCTGCCGTCACCACGGCCACAACCGCCCAATCATATAATCCATTCGGCGCAGACTCTTCCGCGCATACTAACATTCCAATTGCGGGGGCCAATCAACCACAGCAAACCCCAAACAATCCATTTGTAACTCAAATGCAACCACAAGGAGTGGTTCCACAGGCTGCACGTACAGAACCTGTTACTTTCAATGCTCCACAATATGCAATGGTCCAGCCCGTGGCAAACACCAGCCCGGTACAAGAACCCGGTGTAAGTGCCCAACTAACAGGATACTATTCTATCAATAACCATCTAACTCCTACATTCACGGGCGCGGGATTTGGGGGATATTCCGTTTCACAGGGCACGACTTCGGGGTTTGATCAACAAGTCGCACAGTCACAAACTGGTTCGAACAATCCATTTGCATTGCGGAACCCTGCAACGATTGCTACGGGAAACCCCACGCAGGAGCCTGTCTTGAATAACCCATTTTCGGAACCAAACTTCAATGAACAAAATGCCGGTTTGCCACCACAACAACAAGTAATAAGTAATCCCTTCCAAAATCAAACGCATcttcaacagcaacaacaacaacagaaaGTACTTTCAAGCACGATAAATAGCGTTATGACGACTCCTACCAGCATGCAGGGGTCAACAAATGTACAACGTTTTGATAACGTGCAATTTCCTGCTCCCTATACTCAAAACCTGCCACAACAAccacaacagcaacaggGGTCTTACGCGCCCGCAACCGCAGCGGTTACTCCTATTGTAAATACTACAGGAATCGTCCAACCACAGACTATTCCGTTCTACccacaacagcaacagcagtCTCAAACGCAGCATCAAGGTTTGGGCGACCGGTATACGAACGGCAACTTCAATTTAATTGATATGTGA